A region of Etheostoma cragini isolate CJK2018 chromosome 2, CSU_Ecrag_1.0, whole genome shotgun sequence DNA encodes the following proteins:
- the toporsa gene encoding topoisomerase I binding, arginine/serine-rich a, translated as MSAIQIALQQSQKKGRRKTSEAMSAEVSPDSKCPICLDVFNNISYLDICLHKFCFRCIQEWSKNKAECPLCKQPFNSIYHSIKSDQDFKKYDLQPVDNGSFGTFGGVRFRYRTTLTGVHRQMRGRTSPPPDNGVMFEASANPPQQPQDRYIRRMLKRLAEKRRAASEGRAVNSVREQEMVNFRRELYRRGVRIRSVRDGGRSRDTSAEFFRRNPACLHRLIPWLKRELIVLYGAHGSLVNIVQHIIMSRITRYDMEDGAIQEELRPFLQGRTEHFLHEFISFAKSPFNMEAYDQHASYDCPAPSSNEGSSSNSSVIAISEDEEDSVELDPPGDATSNLSHSAWDDETPGPSYSTTAEQSRAECLSVLDLDSDSDSSLEEETQGFGASPQEVTPHNKTDVAHGGANDEECLSHDSDDCVIISFVKPTAERTPELVQLSSDSDESASEDIKAVPLLPQHIRFSSLSPIASQSSDPSGAGQSESAETDNYHQFYSKDRCSSSTSSRHKTSSKLDRKDTGRRFERNDRSREKHLSKDTDHRRKRRSRSGEHRPSSRSPVISPSSTQSRDRGSSYSSSKDYSKCDRNYKRRDRDYSYQSNRRYSQERNNSGVNYTEKRSYYYSIRNYSDRHSGSRSHSRDSRRRDRGHSRSRTCSSSRSPSTKSRSHNNKPGGKRKYKTRHLEEASKNTLSLSNANGDSPVLSTKHKKKSKEKHRKKSKDRSRKTSRSLSVELVNEENPNERSKHHHKKKKKHKKKSKRHNSNERTGKHSPTVITIDSDSDSFCE; from the coding sequence ATGTCAGCAATCCAGATTGCCCTCCAGCAGAGCCAGAAAAAGGGCAGAAGGAAAACTTCTGAAGCAATGTCTGCAGAGGTGTCCCCAGACTCAAAGTGTCCCATCTGTTTGGACGTATTTAACAACATTTCTTACCTGGACATCTGCCTACACAAGTTCTGTTTCCGCTGTATTCAGGAGTGGTCGAAGAACAAAGCTGAGTGCCCTCTATGCAAACAGCCGTTTAATTCAATCTATCACAGTATAAAATCTGATCAGGACTTTAAGAAGTATGATCTGCAGCCGGTGGATAATGGCTCTTTCGGGACTTTTGGCGGAGTGCGGTTTAGATACCGCACAACTCTTACTGGAGTCCATCGACAGATGCGGGGAAGGACATCTCCACCTCCCGACAATGGAGTAATGTTTGAAGCCTCAGCAAACCCCCCACAACAGCCGCAGGACCGCTACATCCGGCGGATGTTGAAGAGGTTGGCAGAAAAGAGGAGAGCTGCGAGTGAAGGCAGGGCAGTGAACAGTGTCAGAGAGCAGGAAATGGTCAACTTCAGGAGGGAACTGTACCGACGGGGGGTGAGGATTCGGAGTGTCCGGGATGGAGGCCGCTCCCGCGACACCTCAGCTGAGTTCTTCCGAAGAAATCCTGCCTGCCTACATAGACTGATCCCCTGGCTAAAAAGAGAACTCATTGTGCTATATGGGGCCCATGGCTCTTTGGTCAACATAGTTCAACACATCATCATGTCACGCATTACACGTTATGATATGGAGGATGGGGCTATTCAGGAAGAGCTCAGGCCGTTCCTCCAGGGGCGCACAGAGCACTTTTTGCATGAGTTCATCAGCTTTGCAAAGTCCCCCTTCAATATGGAGGCCTATGACCAGCATGCTTCCTACGACTGCCCCGCCCCTTCCTCAAATGAAGGCAGCAGTTCCAATTCATCTGTAATAGCTATCtcagaggatgaggaggactCAGTGGAGTTGGACCCCCCAGGTGACGCCACGTCTAATTTGAGCCACTCTGCGTGGGATGATGAGACGCCTGGGCCATCCTATTCTACAACAGCGGAGCAGAGCAGGGCCGAGTGTCTGTCAGTCCTCGACTTAGACTCGGATTCAGACAGCAGTTTAGAGGAGGAGACGCAGGGGTTTGGGGCCTCTCCACAGGAAGTGACTCCTCATAACAAAACGGACGTGGCACACGGTGGAGCTAACGATGAAGAGTGTCTGTCTCATGACAGCGATGACTGTGTCATTATAAGTTTTGTTAAGCCAACAGCTGAGCGGACTCCTGAACTGGTTCAGCTCTCCTCTGACTCTGATGAGTCTGCCAGTGAAGATATTAAAGCAGTACCTCTTCTACCTCAACACATCCGCTTCTCCAGTCTCAGTCCCATAGCTTCACAGAGTAGTGATCCAAGTGGTGCTGGACAGTCAGAAAGTGCAGAAACGGACAACTATCATCAGTTTTATTCAAAAGATAGATGTAGCTCTTCAACATCTAGCAGACACAAAACATCCAGTAAGTTAGACAGAAAAGACACGGGTAGAAGATTTGAGCGTAATGATAGATCTAGAGAGAAGCACTTGTCTAAGGACACAGACCATAGGAGAAAAAGGAGGTCAAGAAGTGGAGAGCACAGGCCCTCCAGCAGGAGCCCAGTGATCTCCCCCAGCAGCACGCAGTCCAGAGACAGAGGTTCTTCTTACTCCAGTAGCAAAGACTACTCGAAATGTGACCGTAATTATAAAAGGAGAGACCGTGATTACAGCTATCAATCAAATAGGCGTTATAGTCAAGAGAGAAATAATAGTGGGGTAAATTACACAGAGAAGCGATCCTACTATTACAGTATTCGCAACTACTCAGATCGGCACTCTGGCTCCAGGAGCCACAGCAGAGATTCGCGGAGGCGGGACAGGGGGCATTCTCGTTCTAGGACTTGTTCCAGCAGTCGGTCCCCTTCAACAAAAAGTAGATCTCACAACAATAAGCCTGGTGGGAAGaggaaatacaaaacaagacatttggaAGAGGCatccaaaaacacactttcCCTCTCAAATGCTAACGGGGACTCCCCCGTGTTGTccacaaaacacaagaaaaagagcaaagagaaaCATCGTAAAAAATCCAAAGACAGGTCGAGAAAGACTAGCAGGAGCCTCAGCGTGGAGCTCGTCAATGAGGAAAACCCTAATGAGCGGAGCAAGCATCAccataagaagaagaagaaacacaagaagaaaagtaaaaggCACAATAGTAATGAGCGCACAGGGAAACACTCACCCACTGTCATTACCATTGATAGTGACAGTGATTCTTTTTGCGAGTGA
- the ndufb6 gene encoding NADH dehydrogenase [ubiquinone] 1 beta subcomplex subunit 6, producing the protein MSGYTPDEKLRVEQITKLRRQWLKDQELSPREPVVQAKPPGAVAKFWAGFLEPKSLWRLYTYKAYTGGVFTLTRLLIPAWIVHYCVKYHTAQRPYGIVELKPKLFPGDTILETGEVVPDLPDAHGHH; encoded by the exons ATGTCTGGGTACACACCAGACGAGAAGCTCCGTGTCGAGCAGATAACAAAGCTCCGGAGGCAGTGGCTGAAGGACCAGGAGCTCAGCCCGAGGGAGCCCGTGGTACAAGCTAAACCTCCTGGCGCTGTCGCTAAGTTCTGGGCTGGCTTTCTGGAGCCCAAGAGCCTGTGGAGGCTTTAC ACCTACAAAGCATACACAGGTGGAGTTTTTACATTAACACGGCTGTTAATACCTGCTTGGATCGTTCACTACTGTGTGAAATACCATACTGCT CAAAGGCCATATGGCATTGTGGAGTTGAAACCCAAGCTGTTCCCT GGTGACACCATTCTGGAGACGGGTGAAGTTGTTCCAGATCTTCCTGACGCCCATGGTCATCACTGA
- the LOC117954448 gene encoding PRELI domain-containing protein 1, mitochondrial-like isoform X1: MVKYFSNNTDIRSTWDHVVSAFWQRYPNPFSTHVLTEDVVYREVTADHRLLSRRLLTKTNRLPRWAERLFPTGMSRLVYIIEDSIVDPVKRSLTTYTWNLNHTTLMSVEERCIFQDSVEQPATTKLKREAWISSNVYGFSRPIQEFGLARFKSNQVKAMKGLDYALSNLQGETPQRLLRDTVKDASEKAKEAAKSLASAATVPKKPQQYV; encoded by the exons ATGGTCAAGTATTTCAGTAATAACACGGACATCAGGAGTACGTGGGACCATGTTGTCTCTGCTTTTTGGCAGAGGTACCCAAACCCATTCAG CACCCATGTTCTCACAGAGGACGTTGTGTACCGCGAAGTGACGGCGGACCACCGGCTCCTCTCCAGACGCCTCCTGACGAAGACCAATCGGCTGCCTCGCTGGGCGGAGCGGCTCTTCCCCACCGGCATGTCTCGCTTGGTGTACATCATCGAGGACTCCATCGTGGACCCTGTCAAAAGGAGCCTGACCACCTACACCTGGAATCTCAACCACACAACTCTCATG TCGGTTGAAGAGCGTTGTATTTTCCAAGACTCTGTGGAGCAGCCAGCCACCACCAAGCTGAAACGGGAAGCGTGGATATCCTCAAATGTTTATGGCTTCTCCAGACCTATTCAG GAGTTTGGATTGGCCCGATTCAAAAGTAACCAGGTGAAGGCCATGAAAGGGCTGGATTACGCACTGTCCAATTTACAGG GAGAGACGCCCCAGCGGCTGCTCAGGGACACGGTGAAGGATGCATCAGAGAAGGCCAAGGAGGCAGCCAAGAGCCTTGCGTCAGCTGCTACTGTCCCAAAGAAACCGCAGCAGTACGTGTGA
- the LOC117954448 gene encoding PRELI domain-containing protein 1, mitochondrial-like isoform X2, with translation MVKYFSNNTDIRSTWDHVVSAFWQRYPNPFSTHVLTEDVVYREVTADHRLLSRRLLTKTNRLPRWAERLFPTGMSRLVYIIEDSIVDPVKRSLTTYTWNLNHTTLMSVEERCIFQDSVEQPATTKLKREAWISSNVYGFSRPIQEFGLARFKSNQVKAMKGLDYALSNLQGIGMRLNVMERRPSGCSGTR, from the exons ATGGTCAAGTATTTCAGTAATAACACGGACATCAGGAGTACGTGGGACCATGTTGTCTCTGCTTTTTGGCAGAGGTACCCAAACCCATTCAG CACCCATGTTCTCACAGAGGACGTTGTGTACCGCGAAGTGACGGCGGACCACCGGCTCCTCTCCAGACGCCTCCTGACGAAGACCAATCGGCTGCCTCGCTGGGCGGAGCGGCTCTTCCCCACCGGCATGTCTCGCTTGGTGTACATCATCGAGGACTCCATCGTGGACCCTGTCAAAAGGAGCCTGACCACCTACACCTGGAATCTCAACCACACAACTCTCATG TCGGTTGAAGAGCGTTGTATTTTCCAAGACTCTGTGGAGCAGCCAGCCACCACCAAGCTGAAACGGGAAGCGTGGATATCCTCAAATGTTTATGGCTTCTCCAGACCTATTCAG GAGTTTGGATTGGCCCGATTCAAAAGTAACCAGGTGAAGGCCATGAAAGGGCTGGATTACGCACTGTCCAATTTACAGG GGATTGGGATGAGGCTAAACGTTATG GAGAGACGCCCCAGCGGCTGCTCAGGGACACGGTGA